A stretch of Lathyrus oleraceus cultivar Zhongwan6 chromosome 6, CAAS_Psat_ZW6_1.0, whole genome shotgun sequence DNA encodes these proteins:
- the LOC127092744 gene encoding pentatricopeptide repeat-containing protein At2g35030, mitochondrial, with protein MKRLYHHLSFILMNVPKLNKHPNYITHGYPVLNNIRIRLTSTVTPSFEIKRCNFFISKLCKEGKINEARKVFEEMSDRDVCLWTTMISGYIKGGMIKEARKLFDRSDAEKNVIVWTAMVSGYVKLNQIEEAERLFYEMPIRNVVSWNTMIDGYARNGRTEQALDLFRRMPERNVVSWNIIMTALAHSGRIEDAERLFDKMRERDVVSWTTMVAGLSKNGRIDDARELFDRMPIRNVVSWNAMIAGYAQNGRLDEALKLFERMPQRDMPSWNTMVTGFIQNGDLNRAEKLFDAMPQKNIITWTAMMTGYIQHGLSEEALKIFNKMQANNGLKPATGTFVTVLGACSDLAGLIEGQQIHQMISKTVFQESTQVVSALINMYSKCGELHVARKMFDDGLSSHMDLISWNGMIAAYAHHGYANEAIILFNKMQELGFQPNDVTFVGLLTACSHAGLVDEGLKYFDELFKNRYIQVREDHYTCLIDLCGRAGRLKEAFNIIEGLGKEASLSVWGALLAGCNMHGNTDIGKLVADKVLKIEPENAGTYSLLSNMYASVGKWKEAANVRMKMKDKGLKKQPGCSWIEVGNTVQVFVVGDKSHSQSEDLGYLLLDLHTKMKKAGDMPDDDLLVDVEI; from the coding sequence ATGAAGAGGCTATATcatcatttatcattcattttgATGAATGTTCCCAAGCTCAACAAACACCCAAACTATATCACACATGGCTACCCAGTTCTTAATAATATCAGGATCAGGTTAACATCCACGGTCACTCCTAGCTTTGAAATAAAGCGCTGCAATTTCTTCATCTCAAAGCTATGTAAGGAAGGAAAGATCAACGAAGCACGCAAGGTGTTTGAAGAAATGTCTGATAGGGATGTTTGTTTGTGGACTACAATGATAAGTGGGTATATCAAGGGTGGCATGATTAAGGAAGCTAGGAAGCTGTTTGATAGATCGGATGCGGAGAAGAATGTGATTGTTTGGACTGCTATGGTTAGTGGGTACGTCAAGTTGAATCAAATTGAGGAGGCTGAAAGGTTGTTTTACGAGATGCCGATTAGGAATGTTGTGTCTTGGAATACCATGATTGATGGGTATGCTCGGAATGGTCGAACTGAACAGGCTTTGGATTTGTTTAGAAGAATGCCGGAGAGGAATGTGGTTTCTTGGAATATCATAATGACGGCCTTGGCGCATTCAGGGAGGATTGAGGATGCGGAAAGGCTTTTTGATAAGATGCGGGAAAGGGATGTGGTTTCATGGACTACTATGGTTGCGGGTTTGTCAAAGAATGGGAGAATTGATGATGCGCGGGAACTTTTTGATAGGATGCCGATTCGTAATGTGGTTTCTTGGAATGCAATGATTGCGGGTTATGCGCAGAATGGGAGGTTGGATGAGGCTTTAAAGTTGTTTGAGAGAATGCCTCAGAGGGATATGCCTTCATGGAATACAATGGTTACAGGTTTTATTCAAAATGGAGACTTGAATAGGGCAGAGAAGTTATTTGATGCAATGCCACAAAAGAATATCATTACTTGGACTGCTATGATGACAGGGTATATACAACATGGTCTAAGTGAAGAAGCATTGAAAATATTTAACAAAATGCAAGCTAATAATGGATTAAAACCAGCCACCGGAACTTTTGTGACTGTTTTAGGTGCTTGTAGTGACTTGGCAGGTCTTATCGAAGGACAACAAATCCATCAAATGATTAGTAAAACAGTTTTTCAGGAGAGCACACAAGTGGTATCAGCGCTGATAAATATGTACTCAAAATGTGGGGAGTTGCATGTTGCTAGGAAGATGTTTGACGATGGATTATCCAGCCACATGGATTTGATATCTTGGAATGGTATGATTGCTGCCTATGCACACCATGGATATGCAAATGAAGCAATAATTCTATTCAATAAAATGCAAGAATTAGGTTTCCAACCCAATGATGTCACCTTTGTTGGACTTCTCACAGCTTGTAGTCATGCCGGTTTAGTTGACGAGGGACTTAAATACTTTGATGAGCTTTTCAAAAACCGATATATACAAGTAAGAGAAGATCACTATACTTGTCTGATTGATCTTTGTGGTCGTGCGGGAAGGCTGAAAGAAGCTTTCAATATCATTGAGGGACTTGGGAAAGAGGCATCATTATCTGTTTGGGGTGCACTCCTAGCTGGATGTAACATGCATGGGAACACTGATATTGGGAAACTCGTAGCTGATAAAGTTTTGAAAATCGAACCAGAAAATGCAGGCACCTATTCATTACTCTCAAATATGTATGCTTCTGTAGGGAAGTGGAAAGAAGCTGCCAATGTTAGAATGAAGATGAAAGACAAAGGGTTAAAGAAGCAGCCAGGTTGTAGTTGGATTGAAGTCGGAAATACAGTGCAAGTATTTGTAGTCGGTGATAAATCACATTCTCAATCTGAGGATCTAGGATATTTACTTCTTGACTTGCATACAAAAATGAAGAAGGCCGGGGACATGCCAGATGATGATTTGTTGGTTGATGTGGAAATTTAA